In Vigna unguiculata cultivar IT97K-499-35 chromosome 3, ASM411807v1, whole genome shotgun sequence, a single genomic region encodes these proteins:
- the LOC114179711 gene encoding cysteine-rich receptor-like protein kinase 3 isoform X2: MIPSSVSFLLLFLSVFTPSALSDPRAQRAALLCTNRTVSSLSLRQVFIANFLAAMDALTPMTTTRQHGAVVKGSGNVTVYAMGECMKDLSQSDCNVCLAQCKTQLLSCLPFQKGTRGGRLFFDGCYLRYDDYNFFAESFGNQDTTVCGTSGSINSNSNNSVGANSSRIYKANALELVRNLSEVAPKNDGFLVGSVGRKNVSVYGLAQCWEFVNGSACKKCLADAATRVSSCATQEARALNAGCYLRYSAQKFYNNSTDVATSGNHGRRSLSKILAASAAAAALLLVVATVVFFIRKKIVTRRRERRQFGAFLDRVNKSRLNIAYEILEKATDYFNDANKLGQGGSGSVYKGVMPDGTTVAIKRLRFNTTQWVDHFFNEVNLISDIQHKNLVKLLGCSITGPESLLVYEYVPNQSLHDHLSVRRISHPLSWEFRHKIILGIAEGLAYLHEESHLRIIHRDIKLSNILLEEDFTPKIADFGLARLFPEDKSHISTAIAGGIWLQSMSFVGSCLRKQMFTVLEF; the protein is encoded by the exons ATGATTCCTTCTTCCGTTTCCTTTCTGCTTCTCTTCCTTTCTGTGTTCACACCTTCTGCTCTTTCCGATCCAAGAGCGCAGAGAGCCGCTCTGCTATGCACCAACCGCACCGTTTCCTCTCTTTCTCTGCGCCAAGTTTTCATCGCAAACTTTCTGGCGGCGATGGACGCGTTGACCCCTATGACGACGACTCGGCAGCACGGCGCCGTGGTGAAGGGGTCAGGAAACGTCACCGTTTACGCCATGGGTGAGTGCATGAAAGACCTGTCGCAGTCGGACTGCAATGTGTGCCTGGCGCAGTGCAAGACGCAGCTCCTCTCGTGCCTCCCTTTCCAGAAAGGGACACGGGGTGGCAGGTTGTTCTTCGACGGCTGCTACCTCCGCTACGACGACTACAACTTCTTCGCCGAGAGCTTTGGCAACCAAGACACCACTGTGTGCGGCACCAGTGGGAGTATTAAcagtaatagtaataatagtgTTGGTGCTAACAGTAGCCGTATTTATAAGGCCAACGCTTTGGAGCTAGTTAGGAACCTGAGCGAGGTGGCGCCCAAAAACGATGGGTTTCTGGTGGGGTCGGTGGGGAGAAAGAACGTGAGTGTTTACGGGTTGGCTCAGTGCTGGGAGTTTGTGAACGGAAGTGCCTGCAAGAAATGTTTGGCGGATGCTGCCACGAGGGTTTCTTCGTGTGCAACACAAGAAGCGAGGGCGTTGAATGCTGGTTGTTATTTGAGGTACTCTGCGCAGAAGTTTTATAACAATTCAACCGATGTTGCAACTTCTGGAAATCATG GACGACGGAGTCTATCTAAAATTCTGGCCGCGTCTGCTGCTGCCGCGGCTCTTCTGCTGGTTGTTGCAACGGTTGTTTTCTTTATAAGGAAGAAAATTGTGACAAGGAGAAGAG AAAGAAGACAGTTTGGTGCTTTTCTGGACAGAGTGAATAAGTCCAGGCTAAATATTGCATATGAGATTCTTGAAAAGGCAACAGATTACTTCAATGATGCCAACAAGCTAGGACAAGGAGGGTCAGGTTCTGTTTATAAA GGAGTTATGCCAGATGGAACTACTGTTGCCATAAAAAGGCTAAGATTTAACACAACACAATGGGTGGATCATTTCTTCAATGAGGTCAATTTGATAAGTGACATTCAACACAAGAATCTTGTAAAACTTTTAGGATGCAGTATTACGGGACCTGAAAGCCTTCTTGTTTATGAATACGTGCCTAATCAGAGCCTCCATGATCACCTTTCTG TTAGAAGGATTTCTCATCCACTGAGTTGGGAATTCAGACATAAGATTATATTAGGAATTGCAGAGGGCTTGGCCTACCTTCATGAGGAATCACATCTGAGAATCATTCATAGAGACATAAAACTGAGCAACATTCTACTTGAGGAGGACTTCACACCAAAGattgctgattttggacttGCTAGATTATTTCCAGAAGATAAGTCTCACATTAGCACAGCCATTGCTG GGGGTATATGGCTCCAGAGTATGTCATTCGTGGGAAGTTGTCTGAGAAAGCAGATGTTTACAGTTTTGGAGTTCTAG
- the LOC114179711 gene encoding cysteine-rich receptor-like protein kinase 3 isoform X1: protein MIPSSVSFLLLFLSVFTPSALSDPRAQRAALLCTNRTVSSLSLRQVFIANFLAAMDALTPMTTTRQHGAVVKGSGNVTVYAMGECMKDLSQSDCNVCLAQCKTQLLSCLPFQKGTRGGRLFFDGCYLRYDDYNFFAESFGNQDTTVCGTSGSINSNSNNSVGANSSRIYKANALELVRNLSEVAPKNDGFLVGSVGRKNVSVYGLAQCWEFVNGSACKKCLADAATRVSSCATQEARALNAGCYLRYSAQKFYNNSTDVATSGNHGRRSLSKILAASAAAAALLLVVATVVFFIRKKIVTRRRERRQFGAFLDRVNKSRLNIAYEILEKATDYFNDANKLGQGGSGSVYKGVMPDGTTVAIKRLRFNTTQWVDHFFNEVNLISDIQHKNLVKLLGCSITGPESLLVYEYVPNQSLHDHLSVRRISHPLSWEFRHKIILGIAEGLAYLHEESHLRIIHRDIKLSNILLEEDFTPKIADFGLARLFPEDKSHISTAIAGTLGYMAPEYVIRGKLSEKADVYSFGVLVIEIVSGKRNSSFIMNSSSLLQTVWNLYGSNRLSEVVDPTLEGPFPAEEAYRLLQIGLLCAQASAELRPSMSVVVKMINHSHEIPQPTQPPFINSGSSELSRSGLPGYNFQPGSNTQSSANTMTESLVEPR, encoded by the exons ATGATTCCTTCTTCCGTTTCCTTTCTGCTTCTCTTCCTTTCTGTGTTCACACCTTCTGCTCTTTCCGATCCAAGAGCGCAGAGAGCCGCTCTGCTATGCACCAACCGCACCGTTTCCTCTCTTTCTCTGCGCCAAGTTTTCATCGCAAACTTTCTGGCGGCGATGGACGCGTTGACCCCTATGACGACGACTCGGCAGCACGGCGCCGTGGTGAAGGGGTCAGGAAACGTCACCGTTTACGCCATGGGTGAGTGCATGAAAGACCTGTCGCAGTCGGACTGCAATGTGTGCCTGGCGCAGTGCAAGACGCAGCTCCTCTCGTGCCTCCCTTTCCAGAAAGGGACACGGGGTGGCAGGTTGTTCTTCGACGGCTGCTACCTCCGCTACGACGACTACAACTTCTTCGCCGAGAGCTTTGGCAACCAAGACACCACTGTGTGCGGCACCAGTGGGAGTATTAAcagtaatagtaataatagtgTTGGTGCTAACAGTAGCCGTATTTATAAGGCCAACGCTTTGGAGCTAGTTAGGAACCTGAGCGAGGTGGCGCCCAAAAACGATGGGTTTCTGGTGGGGTCGGTGGGGAGAAAGAACGTGAGTGTTTACGGGTTGGCTCAGTGCTGGGAGTTTGTGAACGGAAGTGCCTGCAAGAAATGTTTGGCGGATGCTGCCACGAGGGTTTCTTCGTGTGCAACACAAGAAGCGAGGGCGTTGAATGCTGGTTGTTATTTGAGGTACTCTGCGCAGAAGTTTTATAACAATTCAACCGATGTTGCAACTTCTGGAAATCATG GACGACGGAGTCTATCTAAAATTCTGGCCGCGTCTGCTGCTGCCGCGGCTCTTCTGCTGGTTGTTGCAACGGTTGTTTTCTTTATAAGGAAGAAAATTGTGACAAGGAGAAGAG AAAGAAGACAGTTTGGTGCTTTTCTGGACAGAGTGAATAAGTCCAGGCTAAATATTGCATATGAGATTCTTGAAAAGGCAACAGATTACTTCAATGATGCCAACAAGCTAGGACAAGGAGGGTCAGGTTCTGTTTATAAA GGAGTTATGCCAGATGGAACTACTGTTGCCATAAAAAGGCTAAGATTTAACACAACACAATGGGTGGATCATTTCTTCAATGAGGTCAATTTGATAAGTGACATTCAACACAAGAATCTTGTAAAACTTTTAGGATGCAGTATTACGGGACCTGAAAGCCTTCTTGTTTATGAATACGTGCCTAATCAGAGCCTCCATGATCACCTTTCTG TTAGAAGGATTTCTCATCCACTGAGTTGGGAATTCAGACATAAGATTATATTAGGAATTGCAGAGGGCTTGGCCTACCTTCATGAGGAATCACATCTGAGAATCATTCATAGAGACATAAAACTGAGCAACATTCTACTTGAGGAGGACTTCACACCAAAGattgctgattttggacttGCTAGATTATTTCCAGAAGATAAGTCTCACATTAGCACAGCCATTGCTGGTACGCT GGGGTATATGGCTCCAGAGTATGTCATTCGTGGGAAGTTGTCTGAGAAAGCAGATGTTTACAGTTTTGGAGTTCTAGTTATCGAAATAGTATCTGGCAAAAGAAACAGTTCCTTTATTATGAATTCATCCTCTCTCCTACAAACG GTTTGGAACCTCTATGGATCAAACAGACTATCTGAAGTTGTTGATCCGACCCTTGAGGGTCCTTTTCCTGCAGAGGAAGCATACCGACTACTTCAGATAGGACTGCTTTGTGCACAAGCTTCTGCAGAGTTGAGACCATCAATGTCAGTAGtagttaaaatgattaatcACAGTCACGAAATTCCTCAGCCAACCCAACCTCCATTTATCAATTCTGGTAGTTCAGAACTCAGCAGATCTGGTTTACCTGGATATAATTTTCAGCCTGGATCCAACACTCAGTCTTCAGCAAACACCATGACTGAAAGTCTGGTTGAACCTAGATGA